From Argopecten irradians isolate NY chromosome 2, Ai_NY, whole genome shotgun sequence, the proteins below share one genomic window:
- the LOC138314131 gene encoding beta-crystallin B2-like translates to MSAHNAVTPLITIYEEPDRKGILKNVSGPLYNLDFSGLKKVSSVTVTCGVWVLYKEQNFGGNIYVVWEGQTVNLSEFCTSSLKPIEVEFTEKPEMTVYTGSSFTGQQRTFKNADANLVGTPFQDTIISVTVRSGAWIAYRDANYEGPQYLFTRGAFNGTSSEGHFQNNAISSLKPITLDS, encoded by the exons ATGAGTGCTCATAATGCTGTTACACCCTTA ATAACCATCTACGAGGAGCCTGATCGTAAAGGTATCCTGAAGAATGTTTCCGGACCTCTGTATAATTTGGACTTCTCTGGGCTCAAAAAGGTTTCTTCCGTCACTGTTACTTGCGGGGT aTGGGTGCTTTACAAGGAGCAAAATTTTGGTGGAAATATCTATGTGGTTTGGGAGGGACAAACTGTAAATCTATCCGAGTTTTGTACGTCATCTCTCAAACCAATCGAAGTG GAATTCACAGAAAAGCCAGAGATGACTGTCTACACTGGGTCGTCCTTTACTGGACAACAGAGAACATTTAAGAATGCTGACGCAAACCTCGTTGGAACTCCCTTTCAGGATACCATCATTTCTGTGACCGTCAGGAGCGGAGC CTGGATAGCCTACCGTGACGCCAATTACGAAGGACCCCAGTACCTGTTCACCAGAGGAGCTTTCAACGGAACGTCGTCTGAGGGTCACTTCCAGAACAACGCCATATCATCCCTGAAGCCTATTACTCTTGATAGCTAA